A window of the Coprobacter fastidiosus genome harbors these coding sequences:
- a CDS encoding M23 family metallopeptidase, whose amino-acid sequence MLSLLLILLNICMGISPNYKPVSTDFKIDPPLHRTLYLSGNFGELRNNHFHSGLDIKAQSGTPVYAVEDGFVSRISVSPYGYGLAVYIDHPRIGVTTVYGHLDRFAPFIDDIVKMRQYAQESFSVNFFLKKDEIKVRKGQVIAYSGNTGSSGGPHLHFEIRETESEYLLDPMPFLKTYLKDTRPPQIRSIAVYPIAGIVNNGYVRKDFSVIRQKNGIVTLSSPVTAWGKIVLGVKAYDYMNETSNIYGVYSIRLFVDDKIVYSSAIERFPFDKSRAVNSFIDYEDWVKRRSFIMRSYVSVGNYLPVYKDVVDQGVITIDEERVYKIRYELRDRHGNLTICTFSINGKKKNILMDNPSDNACVYNQNNFIDKHGVSLFIPKGALYENIQLKCFQNSDNSYVVGQECVPLHLYCNLKIKIPSDTLDNKKQYYLARVFGNKEIPYTGTYMNGYLEVKIRELGTFVVKSDTVNPVITPISPAQWGNTGKIRIRIGDKHTGVESYRGEIDGKFALLEMDGKTAILSCKLDPVRVKRNKKHHFRLTVTDRCGNRAVYENSFYW is encoded by the coding sequence TGTTGAGTTTGTTATTGATTTTATTGAATATATGCATGGGGATTTCCCCGAATTATAAGCCTGTATCTACTGATTTCAAAATCGATCCGCCTTTGCACCGAACTCTGTATTTAAGCGGAAACTTCGGAGAATTGAGGAATAATCATTTCCATTCGGGTTTAGATATAAAAGCTCAGTCTGGAACACCGGTGTATGCTGTCGAAGACGGTTTTGTTTCCCGGATAAGTGTTTCTCCATACGGATATGGTCTTGCAGTATATATCGATCATCCCCGAATAGGTGTAACCACTGTGTACGGACATTTAGATCGTTTTGCTCCATTTATAGATGATATAGTAAAGATGCGGCAATATGCCCAAGAAAGTTTTTCTGTCAATTTCTTTCTGAAAAAAGATGAAATTAAAGTCAGAAAGGGACAAGTAATCGCATATAGTGGAAATACCGGTAGTTCGGGAGGTCCGCATTTGCATTTTGAAATAAGAGAAACAGAATCGGAATATTTGTTAGATCCTATGCCTTTTCTCAAAACATATTTGAAAGATACTCGTCCGCCTCAAATTCGTTCAATCGCTGTTTATCCAATTGCAGGAATTGTAAATAACGGATATGTTCGCAAGGATTTTTCCGTTATTCGTCAGAAGAACGGAATTGTGACTCTTTCATCTCCGGTAACGGCATGGGGAAAAATCGTTCTTGGAGTGAAAGCCTATGATTATATGAACGAGACTTCCAATATTTACGGAGTTTATTCTATTCGACTATTTGTGGATGATAAAATAGTTTATTCTTCAGCTATTGAACGTTTCCCTTTTGATAAAAGCCGAGCTGTAAACTCATTTATCGATTATGAGGATTGGGTAAAACGTCGGTCTTTTATAATGCGTTCTTATGTGTCTGTGGGGAATTATCTGCCTGTTTATAAGGATGTTGTTGATCAAGGTGTGATTACGATCGATGAGGAACGTGTTTATAAAATCCGTTATGAACTGAGAGACCGACATGGTAATTTGACAATATGTACATTTTCAATAAACGGAAAAAAGAAAAATATTCTGATGGATAATCCCTCCGATAATGCTTGTGTATATAATCAGAATAATTTCATCGATAAACATGGAGTTTCACTATTTATTCCCAAAGGGGCTCTTTACGAAAATATTCAATTGAAGTGTTTCCAGAATAGCGATAATTCTTATGTTGTGGGGCAAGAATGCGTGCCTTTACATTTATATTGTAATTTAAAAATTAAAATACCCTCAGATACTCTTGATAATAAAAAACAATACTATTTAGCTCGAGTATTCGGGAATAAAGAGATTCCTTATACCGGTACATATATGAATGGGTATTTAGAAGTTAAAATAAGAGAATTAGGAACATTTGTTGTTAAATCAGATACCGTAAATCCAGTCATTACTCCTATATCTCCTGCCCAATGGGGAAATACAGGAAAGATTCGTATCAGAATAGGAGATAAGCATACTGGAGTCGAGTCTTACAGAGGTGAAATCGATGGCAAATTTGCACTTCTTGAGATGGATGGCAAGACTGCAATATTGAGCTGCAAGCTCGATCCGGTACGTGTAAAAAGGAATAAAAAGCACCATTTTAGACTTACGGTTACAGATCGTTGCGGAAACCGGGCGGTTTATGAGAATTCATTTTATTGGTAA